GCAACATGTTGGGACAGCCGGCCGCCAAGAGGACAAGAAAGTGAGATCATTGAAATCGGGGTTTGCGTTATGGATGCAAAGACCGGCGAGATCTCAAGAAACGAAGGGATTTTGGTAAGACCTCAATATTCAAAGGTGAGCCCATTCTGTACGGAGCTGACTACCATCACCCAAAAGATGCTGGATGAAGAAGGTGTTTTATTTGATGATGCCTTAGATATACTCCGGGCAGAATATCATTCAGAACATCTTACCTGGGCAAGTTATGGCAATTATGACTTGAACATGCTTCAAAACCAGGCCAGAAGATTTAATCTTGATTATCCCTTAAGTGATAGTCATATTAATGTCAAGACATTATTCGGGTGTGTTCATCCTTCGATCAGGAAAAGTGTAGGAATGAGCAGGGCTTTAGGGGAACTTAATCTTAAGCTGGAAGGAATCCATCACCGCGGTGTGGACGATGCTAAAAATATTGCCAAGATTTTACATTGGTGCCTGCAAAATAACTAATTACGGTAAAGCTCCCTTTCTAAGAAGGGAGTTTTATTTTTCCGATAAATTTACAGTTTGTATAATCTTTTTGCACATCGGGATATAAAGCTCTTCCGGGATGGAATGTCCCATTCCTTCGATCATCATAAGCTCTGAATTCGGAATAGTCCGGTAAAGATCTCTGGCAGATTCAGGATGAAAAATAGGGTCATCTGTTCCGTGAATGATAAGAACAGGTGCTAAAATTTGTTGCAGGTCATTGGGGTTGTATATCCAGGAGCCCATAGCCAACATTTGCCTGAACATACCATTTTTTGTTTTAGAACGGATTAATTCTTGTTCTATTAAACTTCTTTCCTGCATTTCGTTCAAAGGGAAATTGCCTGATATCCTTTTGGCAAAAATTATTTTTTCTTTAATATAAGCTTCTTTGTTGGTAAGATAATCAACAGGTGGTTGGGTCATCATTGCCATAACCTCCGGATGTGCAGAAGGCAGCTGAGGATTGAGCGAGGTAGACATAATAATGGTGATCGATGATACTCTTTCGGGAAAGTAAGAGCCCAGCAATTGTGCAATCACCCCACCCATGGATCTGCCAATAATATGAGCCTTTTTAATGTGTAGATGATCCATAAGCCCTATAACGTCTTTTGCCATATCCATCAGTGAATAGGGAATGTCTTCTTTTCTGATCTCTGAAAAGGTTTGCTCGATATTTCCTCCGAATTGGATTTCTTTTTCCGTAGTAAAAACAGAAGCCCCGGAATCCCTGTTATCAAAACGGATGACTTTGAAGCCTTGTGAAGAAAGCTGCTCGCAGAAAGAATTATCCCATCGGATCATCTGGCTGCCTAATCCTGAGATTAAAATTATAGAAGTACTATTATTTTCTCCAAAGATCTCGTAGCATAAATCTACATTGTTAATGATTGCTGTTTCCATTGTTGGGTTTTATCGATTGAAGCAGAATCTCTTCCAGTGGTAACAGTCGAGAATCTTCAATAGCTGCGGTGCGGTGGCCTGCGATTTTCATGTATTCTTCGTTTTGTTCAAAATTTAAAAAGTCACCTACACTTTT
The sequence above is drawn from the Chryseobacterium daecheongense genome and encodes:
- a CDS encoding alpha/beta hydrolase, with translation METAIINNVDLCYEIFGENNSTSIILISGLGSQMIRWDNSFCEQLSSQGFKVIRFDNRDSGASVFTTEKEIQFGGNIEQTFSEIRKEDIPYSLMDMAKDVIGLMDHLHIKKAHIIGRSMGGVIAQLLGSYFPERVSSITIIMSTSLNPQLPSAHPEVMAMMTQPPVDYLTNKEAYIKEKIIFAKRISGNFPLNEMQERSLIEQELIRSKTKNGMFRQMLAMGSWIYNPNDLQQILAPVLIIHGTDDPIFHPESARDLYRTIPNSELMMIEGMGHSIPEELYIPMCKKIIQTVNLSEK
- a CDS encoding exonuclease domain-containing protein, whose protein sequence is MKTTDHILIIDLEATCWDSRPPRGQESEIIEIGVCVMDAKTGEISRNEGILVRPQYSKVSPFCTELTTITQKMLDEEGVLFDDALDILRAEYHSEHLTWASYGNYDLNMLQNQARRFNLDYPLSDSHINVKTLFGCVHPSIRKSVGMSRALGELNLKLEGIHHRGVDDAKNIAKILHWCLQNN